The nucleotide sequence AAAACAGGGTTTCCAACTCCATCAAGCGCCATTGATGCGGCTACATCTGCTGCGACTGGATGAGAACACTTATCAGTTTGTTTGGTGTCATCATCACATCTTACTGGATGGTTGGTCGTTACCGTTGGTGTTTCAAGACTTGTTTGCGTTTTATCAAGCCATCTGTGATGGAGAAAATGTATCATTACCACCAACTGTCAACTACCGCAACTACATTGCTTGGTTACAGCAACAAGATTTAAATTCTGCCAAAGAATTTTGGCAACAAAAACTCTTAGGTTTTAGCACTCCCACCCCGTTGAGAGTAGACAAACCACTCTCACAACGGCAACAGCATTCCCGTTACGATGAACAACACATTTACTTATCCGCACTCGCAACTTCACAAGCGGTGGATTTTGTCAAACAGCACCAATTGACACTGAATAATTTGGTGCAGGTTACCTGGGGATTGCTCCTGTCTCGCTACAGTGGTGAAACCGATGTCGTCTTTGGTGCCACCTTGTCTGGTCGTCCCCCCGCACTCCTTGGTGTGGAGTCGATGGTGGGGATATTTATCAATACAGTGCCCGTGCGCTGGCAAATCTCCCCTCAGACAGATTTGCTGAGTTTGTTGAAAGATTTACAAACCCAACAGGTGGAATCCGAACAATTTTCCTACTGCTCATTAGTAGAAATTCAAA is from Scytonema hofmannii PCC 7110 and encodes:
- a CDS encoding condensation domain-containing protein produces the protein KQGFQLHQAPLMRLHLLRLDENTYQFVWCHHHILLDGWSLPLVFQDLFAFYQAICDGENVSLPPTVNYRNYIAWLQQQDLNSAKEFWQQKLLGFSTPTPLRVDKPLSQRQQHSRYDEQHIYLSALATSQAVDFVKQHQLTLNNLVQVTWGLLLSRYSGETDVVFGATLSGRPPALLGVESMVGIFINTVPVRWQISPQTDLLSLLKDLQTQQVESEQFSYCSLVEIQSLSDIPRGTSLFESIVVFENYPVDADTLQDDGGLTVADFRGIEHANYPLTVVAGPGEQLWLKVSYDTN